GCTTTGGTTTCCTGGGCTTTAGTTCAGATCCATGTTCTACTTAACTCAGAAGTCAAGATCTAGGGCTAGGGAAATAACTCAACAATAGAGTATTCCCTTAGCCTTTGTCAGTCCTTAGGCTTAATCTCAAGGACTTAAAACCAACAGCAAAGTCTAGTACGCAGTGACAAATAGGTCAAATAATCTGGTAACACGGGGCAGTGGTACAATACAATTTGTTCTAGGCAGGGTTTCTTCagccagtgtcttagttagggtttctgttgtacagtgaaacaccatgaccataataaagcaagttggggaggaaaggatttattgggcttacacttccatattactgttcatcattggaggaagtcaggacaggaactcaaatggcaCCGGGAGGCAGCAAccgatgcagagtccatggaggtgTGTTCTTTACTGGCTtcttccccatggcttgttcagcctcctttcttaaagaacccaggaccaccagcctaggcatggcaccgcccacaatgggctgggccttcacccatcaatctctaattaagaaaatgccttacaggcttggcCACAGCCCAGtcatatggaagcattttctagttgtggttctctcctctctgatgactttagcttgtgtcaagttgacttaaaactatCCAGTACAGCCATAGCCCTCTTTAGCAGGGAAAAGGAGTTCTGTTCATAGTATAGTTATCACAGGTTATTGATGATCAACCAGTTTTGTCTAGCtacctaagattttttttttctgaatctttgTTTCCATACTCGAACTCAATAGAAACACTTGAGATTCATCCCACAggggaaatatttaaaagaatctgATTGTATTTATTACCAGCTCTCTATTATTTAAAGCTCAGTGAACCAGTATTTGGAAGTTGAGGGTACTATACCTTTCTTTCTGCTCACTCATTTTTAGACTCTTTTGCATCTGCCTTGCTGATCTTTCTGCATGTCAGTGTAAAGCAGGAGCAACAAGAATAAAAAGGCTTCATCCATATTTTCTTGGGCAGCTCCAAACAGAGGTTAGGAATAGTAGGTGACTTGGGAAAACACTTGACACAGGTCACAAGAAGGTCTTAgtatagattggtgcctagcccagttgtcatcagagaggcttcatccagtagctgatggaaacagatgaagagatccacaggcaaacattaggccaagctcaggaatcctgctgaagagaggggtcaggaacatcacaagaaaacccacagaatcaactaacctgggccatagagctcatagagactgaaccaacaaccagggaacctgcacgggactgacctcggccctctgcatatatgggacagttgtgtagtttggtcctcttgtgggactcctaacactgggagcaggagctgtctctaACACCTtcgctggcttttgggaccctattcctcctTCTGgatcgccttgcccagccttaatacaaagggtGGTGCTtaacttagtcttactgcaacttgatacgccatgttttgttgatacccatgggaggactgcccttttctgaatagaaacggAGAAGTGGAGTGGGCAGCAGAGTGGTGgcgggagaggagggaagggaaagtgcagtcaggatataaaatagataaatttaaaattaaaaatcaataatttaaaaaaggcaAGAAgttaacaaaaaacaacaacaaaagggtaTGAGTAGTCCTTGTAGTTCTTTCTCTTGATAGTGGAGTTTCTCACCTCTTCTTTGAAACAACATTTGAGACTGGTGTTTTTGGGTTTTATGAAAAGAAAGGCCCGTGGTATTTGTGTCTGTACAGGCTGTGGCTTCTATTGTCTAGCTAGCCACTGAACTCCTAGAGAACCTGACTGGTAACCCTCTGCATTCTCTTTCACAGGGCATGTGGCTTCCAGCACTGAGTCCCTCTTCAAGACACACATGTGCCCAGAATGCAAGCGCTGCTTTAAGAAGCGGACCCATCTGGTAGAGCACCTACATCTCCACTTTCCAGACCCGAGCCTCCAGTGTCCTAACTGCCAGAAGTTCTTCACCAGCAAGAGCAAACTCAAGACCCATCTGCTCCGGGAGCTGGGTGAGAAGGCCCACCGATGTCCTCTGTGCCACTACAGTGCCGTGGAGAGGAACGCCCTTAACCGCCACATGGCCAGCATGCACGAGGACATTTCCAACTTCTACTCAGACACCTATGCCTGTCCCGTCTGCCGAGAGGAGTTCCGCCTCAGCCAGGCGCTCAAAGAGCACCTCAAGAGCCACACGGCAGCGGCTGCCGCAGAGCCGGCCCCCCTGCGCTGCTTTCAGGAGGGCTGCACTTACGCCGCCCCCGACCGCAAGGCCTTTGTGAAGCACCTCAAGGAGACCCATGGAGTGCGCGCCGTGGAGTGCCGCCATCACTCATGTCCCATGCTCTTTGCCACAGCTGAAGCCATGGAAGCCCACCACAAGAGCCACTATGCTTTCCACTGTCCCCACTGTGACTTTGCCTGCTCCAATAAGCACCTGTTCCGCAAACATAAGAAACAGGGCCACCCAGGCAGTGAAGAGCTACGGTGCACCTTCTGCCCCTTTGCCACCTTCAACCCGGTAGCCTACCAGGACCACGTTGGCAAGATGCACGCTCATGAGAAGATCCACCAGTGCTCTGAGTGCAACTTTGCCACTGCCCACAAGAGGGTGCTTATCCGACACATGCTGCTGCATACTGGTGAGGTGGCTTCCATCCTTCTGATGATGTAATAACGGTGGTGAAGGTGATGGCTGGCATGAGCTTTTGCTGTGTACCAAGCATCACACAAAGGGCATTGCATACATTGTTTCACTTGACCTCAAGTTTATGGGCATGACTCTAGTATCCCAAGTTTACAAGGATATAAGGCATAAGTTGATGTCATTCAACAAATGAAGTAGTCAAGTCGTGTCTGAATCCATGCACTCTGATTTCAGAACCTGTGTTCTAACACTGGACTCTCATTCCTTACCCTTCAGCACTTGTCCAGTTCCACCCGCCCTAGTCAAGTGCAGATGGGTGATGTTCAGCCTTTTATAGTGCAGACTTGCAGACCAGGACAGATAGCTCCCTTTATAATTCAAGGTTGGGGAGTCTGTAGGAACAGGAGAAGGAAAAGTAGTCAGCCATCCATATATTGTGGCTTTCCTTAGAACTGAACATGATCGCCTCTAGTAACTTGAAAACTGACTTGTTTTTATATTGGATTCCTAAGGTTGTTTGCATTACTGAAGCCTTAGATGACAACTAAATCAGGCTTCCTACTATGGTATCACCTCTGATCCCCGCAAACATCTATGCACTGGTGAACCATTAAGCCAGTCCCACAGAAAACTCtggttagaaaaataatttttagacaGTTTGGTCAAAGCTATTGTTATTCCCATATAACAGTTCTTTTCTGTGCACAGTTTAGTCACAGACTGTAGTTTCCAAGGCCTTTTCCTAAAACCTGTGTCTGTGTAGAGTTCTTTTAGATGCATTATCCTATTTCATCCTTAACAGTCTTGTAAGCAAGGCAGGTAAAGATAAGAGACAAAAAATTGAGAAGTTAAACTTAGATGTACAATAAGATCACAGAGAGCTATTCTGTGTGCCCTTTACCACACAGAAGTGGGAGGGAGGAACATGGCCACCAGCCTCTAAGTGCCAGGTATTGAGCAAGTACTGGGACAGCTCATCCTTGAGTTCTTACTGTGCACCACTGACAGCTTTGGTATGTTTTGTTTAATACTTAACACCAACCAGGCGAGGTCTATATTTTGTTGTTCCCTTTCTGGAAACAAGGAAAACAGGCTGCCCAAGGCCATGTGGTCCACCATTTAATAAAATGGCTTTGTGATTTCTCTGTGCCTTGATTTTCGCACCTCTAAAACAGAGATAATAATAGCACCTTATAGTGTTGTTATGAAGACTCATTGAGAGGAGGCACTTTATGCAGAGCTCAGGCACACAGTGAGCACTGTATAAATGCTGGCTGTTCATAAGCATTTCTCTGTTGGAATCTAGAATTTCAGttctatttcttttcctgttctaaTCTCTACTTAGGAAATGAGAAAGAATTGAGTTACAGGTACCAACTACCTTTTTCTAAAAATCAAAGGTCAGCTTGATGcacaccagcactggggaggcagaggcaggcggatctctgagttcgaggccagcctggtctacagagtgagttctaggacagccagggctacacagagaaaccctgtctcaaaaaacacaagcaaaaacatCAAAGGTAGactttaattttataaagctGACAGTCTGTACTTTTCCCCCTCTTCATTGGTATAGGAGTTGGAGGAAATGTCGGAGACAGCTATAATGTTGCCTTCTTTCTTGTGAAGTTTGCTACATACCTGGTAGCACATACAGCTTTTGCTCCTGCCTGGCATCATAGCAAACTTGCTGGAAGAGATGATATGGCCACTCAGTCAAATCTATATCTGACCTGTGTTTTTTCTCCTACACACACTACAAGGAGAGAAACCTCACAAGTGTGAGCTGTGTGACTTCACGTGCCGGGACGTGAGCTACCTATCCAAGCATATGCTGACCCACTCTAATACCAAGGATTACATGTGTACGGAATGTGGCTATGTCACCAAGTGGAAGCACTACCTGAGTGTGCACATGCGGAAACATGCAGGGGACCTCAGGTAGGAGCCCACACGCTTCCATCCCGGGCCCGTGCTTGCTTCTTGTTTGTAACACCGGTCTCCGCTCCTGCTGTCTTAGCTCCAGCACCTCCAGTTGAGCCTGTCTCTGTGGCCCGTTCTGCATGGTGAGAGCATTCTGGGCCAGGCGAAGGAAGAGAGGGGTTAACGTGTCACctgaggggctgaggaggtggcccagtcagtaaagtgcttcctGCAATCATGAAGGTCTAAGGAGTTCAGTCCCTAGAGCCCACATTTAAAGTGgtattcagttcccagaattTGGTCTCAGGAAAATGGATCTACACTTAATGGCACCAAATGGCCACTTTAAGATCCAGTAACACCTGGACGAATTCTCTGACCTATGGGCACATCTGCCTAGGGGCTTGGTCTGTAGCCTTTATACCTCCACTGGGGAATAGaacaacacacagagacctgctcTATGGGCTTTCAGTTCCTTAGAAGTCATTGGGCACTGCCGCCCTGGCATACCTGCCCCACTTTACTCATGATTACTTTCCTATAGGAAGTAGTTTGGGACTTGGCAGAACACTTTTCTAGCATGCAGAaaaccctgagttcagtcctcagcatctCAAGACCGGAggagggtggtgggggtgggggggggtggggagatggaggggcacacaccacaccatacacacatgcagtagAGAATAGAGAGTTCCAGCTCTGGAAGCTAGGCTGTCTGCCCATCACTTCCTTTGGGAACGCCTTTAGGCAGACGACGCCTAACTTCAGTGCCTTGGCCTCATCTGTAAAGTAGAAATACCTACCTCACAGGATGGTGGAAGGCAAGTTAAATCAGATGGTTCACGTGCAGCACAGAGCGCAGACCCAGACCTATAGTATTTAGTCAGTGACTGTAAACTGTTAGGATTTATTGTGATTGACTCCGCTttgtccttcttcccagataccaatgcaaccagtgctcttaccgCTGCCATCGGGCCGATCAGCTGAGCAGCCACAAACTGCGCCACCAGGGAAAGTCCCTCATGTGTGAGGTGTGTGCCTTTGCGTGCAAGCGGAAGTATGAGCTTCAGAAGCACATGGCTTCCCAGCACCACCCTGGCACACCCGCCCCACTCTACCCCTGCCGCTACTGCAGCTACCAGAGCCGCCACAAGCAGGCCCTGCTGAGCCATGAGAACTGCAAGCACACCCATCTCCGGGAGTTTCACTGCGCTCTCTGTGACTACCGTACCTTCAGCAACACCACCCTCTTCTTCCACAAGCGCAAGGTCCATGGCTACGTGCCAGGGGACCAGGTTTGGCAGTTCTGCAATGCCAGCCAGGAGGTGGAGGGGGCCAGGCAGTGCCTGGCACCTCCATCAGACTTAGGGCCTTCAAGCCAGCTGTCAGCCCAGCCCTCTGAGAGACAAGACCCTGAAGATGGGATTGTGGCGGACTCCAGTGTGGACCAGGCCCTGCCAGAGACAAGTGATGAGGTCAGCACCACAAGACAGGGTGGTATTGAGGCTCCCCAAGGGGATAACCTGGTTGGCAGCCCCAGCCCAGGGGAGGCGGAGGAGGGTGGCTGCACACTACACTTGGAGGCCCTGAGGGTAGACCTAGAACCTGTGGCAGAGCCGCCACCCCTTGAGGAGCTCACTGAAACAGCCCCTGTGGAGTTCAGGCCTCTTGATCCCCCGGGGCCACTGGGAATGGAAAGACCAGATGGGCTGGAAGAGCCCGAACTGTCCAGCTTTGAAAGTGTTGGGACTCCTGGTTTGGTTGCTGAAGAGCCCATTCTGGAGAAGCTAGTCTCTGAGCCCCCCAGAAACCCTCTAATACCCGAGGAGACCCCTAACACACTCAAGGCGACTCTGTCCACTGAGACTGCACCGTTGCCGCCGTTTcctgagtcagagtcactgcTTAAGGCCCTGAGGAGACAGGACAAGGAACAAGCAGAAGCACTGGTGCTGGAGGGCCGGGTGCAGATGGTAGTGATCCAGGGAGAAGGCAGAGCCTTCCGCTGCCCACACTGCCCTTTTATCACTCGCCGGGAGAAAGCCCTGACTCTGCACTCCAAATCGGGGTGCCACAGCCGCCGAGAGCCCCTGCTGTGCCCCGAGTGTGGAGCTAGCTTTAAGCAACAACGTGGCCTCAGCACACATATGATGAAGAAGTGCCCTGTTCTTCTCAGAAAGAACAAGGCTTTGCCCAGACCTGTCTCTCCCACTCGACACCCTCAGCTTCCAGGGAGCCAAGCCTCACAGGATGCTGAACGTGGGAAGCCCCCTCCTCTACCATCAAAGGTAGAGCTCCTGCTTCCAAAAGACGTTCCTCCTGAGCTCCCTGGGGAGCCAGGAGTAGAGGAAGCTCCTCCCATGCCCTCGGACCTCTCGGCCTCTCTGGCAGGGACGTCCTTCCCCACAGGACCCTCTGAGAAGTTCCACTTTGAGCAAGGCAAGTTCCACTGCGGCTCGTGCGCATTCCTTTGCTCTCGGCTCTCCTCCATCACCTCTCATGTGACCGAGGGCTGCCGGGGGGAGCGGAGCCGGGGAAGAAAGCGTGGGCGCCCCCAGACGCATCCTGGTGTGCTTCCCCTCGACAACGGGGCCTCCACTCTCCTGAATAGTGGGGGTGCAGAGTCCAGCCCTGGTGACAGGGACCCTGCTGTGGCTCAGAAGCAGAAGGGTGGCCTCTTCTCCTGCCCCACCTGTCCCTTTAGCTGTCAGCAGGAACGGACCCTGAGGACTCACCAGACCCAGGGCTGCCCCCTGGAGTCTGGAGATCTGCACTGTGGGCTGTGCCCATTCgttgctcctgctgctgctgctctgaggcTCCATCAGAAGCGGAGGCACCCCACTGGAGCCCCCACCTCTGGCCCCCGGCCCCTTCTGCAGTGTGGGGACTGTGGTTTTACCTGCAAGCAGAGCCGATGCCTCCAGCAGCACCGGCGACTCAAACATGAGGGTGTGAAGCCACACCAGTGccctttctgtgatttttctacTACTCGACGGTACCGGTTGGAGGCCCACCAGTCTCGACACACAGGTGTTGGCCGCATCCCTTGCAGCTCCTGCCCGCAGACCTTTGGTACCAACTCAAAACTGCGCTTGCACCGACTGCGAGTACATGACAAAACACCCACCCATTTCTGTCCACTCTGTGACTATAGTGGTTATCTTCGTCATGACATCACTCGCCACGTCAACAGCTGCCACCAAGGCACCCCATCCTTTTCCTGCTCCCAATGTGAGGCCCAGTTTAGCTCAGAAACAGCCCTGAAGCAGCATGCTCTGCGCCGACACCCGGAACCTACACACCCgccccctggctgccctggagagGCCACTGAGGGCCCCTTGCACTGTTCCCACTGTGGCCTGCTCTGCCCCAGTCCTGCCAGCCTCCGAGGACACACCCGTAAACAGCACCCGAGGCTGGAGTGTGGGGCCTGCCAGGAGGCCTTCCCTAGCCGGCCAGCCCTGGACGAGCATCGGAGGCAACACCACTTCAGCCACCGCTGCCAGCTCTGCAGCTTTGCTGCCCGGGAGCGGGTGGGCCTGGTGAAGCACTACCTGGAGCAGCATGAGGAGACGGCCGCAGCCCCCTCAGGAGGGGAGGGCGGTGCTGGCCAGCCCTCCCTTTGCTGCCCTTTCTGTGACTTCGCATGTCGCCATCAGCTGGTACTGGATCACCATGTAAAGGGACACGGAGGCACCCGGCTCTACAAGTGTACTGACTGTGCCTATACCACTAAAAATCGGCAGAAGATCACCTGGCACAGCCGAATTCACACCGGGGAAAAGCCTTACCGCTGTCACCTCTGCTCCTACGCCTGTGCTGACCCTTCTCGCCTCAAGGTAAGGTGTCAGGAAATGCAAAGAATGCAGGCTCcgaattctcttcttttttttaatatttgtggtgtgtgtggttgtgtatcacatgtgagcctggtgcctgcagagccagaagaggtattggatcctctagaactggagttaaggacagctgtgagctgccatatgggggCTGGAaactaaaccctggtcctctggaagagcagccagtgctcttaattgctgagtcatctctccagtctcctggaTTCTATAACCTTAACAATTACACATATTCGCCTGTGACTCCCGATAGATTCCTTAACTTCTCAAAACTTAAGAGATTCctcaggttggggatttagctcagtgttagagcgcttgcctagcaagcacaaggccctgggtttggtcctcagctccagaaaattaaaaaaaaaaaaagattcctcatctgtgaaagggATGATACAATTTCATGAGCTTTGTAAAGATAAATTCTATAACTGTTTGCCATGTGATAAAAGCATTTAATACTTTAAGAATAATCTGGGTAGTAacagctaacatttattgagcacttaatTTATTAATGCCTagtactcatttttttttactgtgtagtactcactttttttctctgtgtagttttggtgcctatcctgcatctcgctctgtagaccaggctggcctcgaactcacagagatctgcctggctctgcctcctgagtgctgggattaaaggcatgcaccaccaccgcccagtcttAGTACTCAATTTTAATCATTTGAAAATACAAGGTGGGTCACTGGGTAGGGACTTAGTGATGATAATGCTTGCTTGCCTAATATACACAAGACCTTGATGTTTAGTCCCCCACATCACTACATGCACACAGATAGATACCTGTGTTATGTTACAGGTTATTAAACAGAATTAGGAGTTAGCTTACCCTACAACATAACTAGTAAGAAACAGCTGAGACCTGAGGGAGCCCCTGCCGCATGGGGAGTAAGCATTCTGCATTGGGTCTTCCTTCTAGTACCACATGCGGATCCATAAGGAGGAACGGAAGTACCTGTGCCCTGAGTGTGGATACAAGTGCAAGTGGGTCAACCAACTCAAGTACCACATGACCAAGCACACAGGTAAGGGAGGGTGGGAACTGACTCTCTTGCTCAAAGGGTGTCCCTGTTCTCTGCAAACTTGACCTCCCTGAGATGGTGGATGTCCTCACTCAGACTCAGAGCCTACATCCGTTTTCGCTCTGGGAATAGGGTCTACACAGGAAGAACACACCAGAAATGGTTTGCCAGTCCATTGAAATGTGTTAGACATCCAAGAGTGGGTACACCTGAAAGCTGGACAAGTGTATTATTATGAtccaagaccacacacacacacacactctttctctctcacacatggaGACCCTCCAGATCAATTTTGAGTAACCACTGAGAGATACGTGGTTTCTATGTAAATGTGGTAGAATGATTGTAAGTGAGGAGAAAGGTGAAagtttcccccctccccttttttaatgtgcattggtgttttacctgcatgtatttctctgtgaggatgccagatctcctggaactgtagttacagatagtcagttgtgagctgcatgtgggtgctggaattgaattccagtcctctggaagagcagccagtgctcttaactactgagccatctttctagccctaagttccctgcttttgttttttcttctctaggGTATGGAATCCACAAACCACGGGTTCTCTGTAAAGGGTTAATGATTGGGTACCTTTGATTATGGCATGTGATTTCCCCCATATGTGGAGGaatatctttatcttttttttttttttttttaacattttctctttgtgtttttgtttttgttgtgttttgtttttctttttttcttttttttttttctggagctgaggactgaacccagggccttgcgttctaccactgagctaaatccccaacccctgtgttttgtttttcaagacaggctttttctgtgtggccctgcctgtctttgaactcacatatcagcctgcttctgcctcccaagtgctgggattcaagtcatgcgccaccactacctagtTAGTTTCTTATCGTGGACTATGGGGGTCCATctcctcaatagtcccctcccagggtctgggaagaatctacaaccacctgataattaatctttgatataaagaaataaatctatgtacacgaaactccttagtccatatactttattattctgtgtcagttacaagcttctattctgctctcatatttagctcctttcttgcctgatttctctacaCTTATCTGCGGTCCCCTCTATCTTAACTCCttcatcttaattctgccccttctaggctctcatccatcttgttctttcccatatcatctcctctcctatctccttctcctctcccatcttagtttgttcctctcaagttcttacccatctagttcttccattctcttttctcttctgcgTCCTCTGCATGCCccggaagtcctggtatatatacacttacaagcagtattctcTTAGCAttacaaagccaggcttccagggtcaaacagaggggtgataagaatcacacagggaggcaataaccgttaattatcattcaCAACCcaaagtgaccaatggggaaatgaattaactaaaggctaaattcaggtaatatctaagaagagggctcttatgtgatCAGCTATAATCTTAAAcctgattggtagaaaatgttaagaatctataagttgctaggtcagtgggagaaaataaaactgtctccttttttcctgtggctcatatctgtccaagctatctgccatttttctgcagggtgggggaaagtgtgcttagtcgctaggcaacctgtgtacagctagatgcctctggtgatagttaaagggagatctggatagaggtaaggtttgggagaggaggaagtaaagtttaattggcacatccgccaggccttctcaaacaggtagcctggatggttaagtctgttcttagagagtacagagttatctctgataaggtactttcctccatctggggatggaactggccggatgctgctaatgacgataattacagggaggcttgaactggagttctggctgagcatagctgtcagcgcagaaggttatctaaatattcctagaagtggttaggtaaggagttagaggtctataaagttagtaaggctgtaagaaaggaggatcccggctggagagatggctcagcggttaagagcactggctgttcttccagaggtcctgggttcagtccccagcaaccatatggtgatTCACAGCtctctataatgagatctggtgccctcttctggcatgcagacatacatgcagacaaaacactgtatatgtaataaataaatatgtaatcaataaatctttttttaagaaaaagatttaaaaaaaaaaaaaaagaaaggagggtccaagctaaattgtataaggctattacttaacgtccacctgacctaggcggtgtgtccttgtggaatttatcttaaatcaggagacttgcatgtggactgttattactgctagtccttgaaagtggccaagggagatatctgattccaaagaaagcctttcctgaggctgttctccaaatacctggattgtgtttgtccagagagtgatcagtccacactctTAGCCCTTCTCAGGGAAAAGTCACTTGggaaactatgaaggcacacatgattttcataacagaagacagctgatatataacaagccgaataacaccaaaaactccttggaatttggcttcctctggaggaattccctgatccctccaggtagtgactttgccataaccagctgagttcttatgatatattcctgcggcccgcagtagtagtttctcttttttttttttttctttagtttgatAAGAAAGTGTGTCTAAAGCTGGGTAATAGTGATGCGCACCTTTAaccccatcactcgggaggcagaggcaggtggaggtctgtgagtttgaggccagcctagtctacagatcgagatccaggacaggcaccaaaactacacagagaaaccctatctcttaaaaaaaaaaaaaaaaaaaaagaaagaaagaaagaaagtatgtcTAAATGGAGTCTTTAAGTTGTATAGTATCACATGACCAAAGAAGTGTTGGAGTTTCCCATTTAATAACCCTGTCATAGTTGAGTATTCTTTACTATCAGGTAGACTAGTAGGTTGGAATTCCAGTTAGTCATCAGCTTCCACTGGGACCTGTATGCATACAAGGACTGAGTGGAGAAAGGCACCAGAATGTCAGATGTGACTGGGACAGAAAAGCTTGTGCT
This genomic window from Peromyscus leucopus breed LL Stock chromosome 13, UCI_PerLeu_2.1, whole genome shotgun sequence contains:
- the Znf142 gene encoding zinc finger protein 142 isoform X1; amino-acid sequence: MIMTDPVLASQLANGPGEMDGLCSELLLIPPPLSNHGMLGPVQDTCASGEPAPLPADPGCLLVEATATEEGPGNVEIIVEAVAGTLTPGASGETSGVLVKVVEVYFCERCEQSFAEPALLSLHQCTETHVQAVQDLSSPPCSVELPPSNLTLSGPLQDPSLPDSPLPCPVCRQEFVQPQALKSHFKIHRVTPNTFSCPESGCVFSAEDRKGLQHHLRQTHKAVPVPCSFRGCSLLFGSQQGMELHRQAHYPFHCSHCSFMGSNVKLFRQHQRSHGASARGELSAVQGLPSQELLPAPKLPPGEGEPSEEAGAPLPGQESAEEDGEEEESGTQKDSQKVLEKSQGAQQLEGHVASSTESLFKTHMCPECKRCFKKRTHLVEHLHLHFPDPSLQCPNCQKFFTSKSKLKTHLLRELGEKAHRCPLCHYSAVERNALNRHMASMHEDISNFYSDTYACPVCREEFRLSQALKEHLKSHTAAAAAEPAPLRCFQEGCTYAAPDRKAFVKHLKETHGVRAVECRHHSCPMLFATAEAMEAHHKSHYAFHCPHCDFACSNKHLFRKHKKQGHPGSEELRCTFCPFATFNPVAYQDHVGKMHAHEKIHQCSECNFATAHKRVLIRHMLLHTGEKPHKCELCDFTCRDVSYLSKHMLTHSNTKDYMCTECGYVTKWKHYLSVHMRKHAGDLRYQCNQCSYRCHRADQLSSHKLRHQGKSLMCEVCAFACKRKYELQKHMASQHHPGTPAPLYPCRYCSYQSRHKQALLSHENCKHTHLREFHCALCDYRTFSNTTLFFHKRKVHGYVPGDQVWQFCNASQEVEGARQCLAPPSDLGPSSQLSAQPSERQDPEDGIVADSSVDQALPETSDEVSTTRQGGIEAPQGDNLVGSPSPGEAEEGGCTLHLEALRVDLEPVAEPPPLEELTETAPVEFRPLDPPGPLGMERPDGLEEPELSSFESVGTPGLVAEEPILEKLVSEPPRNPLIPEETPNTLKATLSTETAPLPPFPESESLLKALRRQDKEQAEALVLEGRVQMVVIQGEGRAFRCPHCPFITRREKALTLHSKSGCHSRREPLLCPECGASFKQQRGLSTHMMKKCPVLLRKNKALPRPVSPTRHPQLPGSQASQDAERGKPPPLPSKVELLLPKDVPPELPGEPGVEEAPPMPSDLSASLAGTSFPTGPSEKFHFEQGKFHCGSCAFLCSRLSSITSHVTEGCRGERSRGRKRGRPQTHPGVLPLDNGASTLLNSGGAESSPGDRDPAVAQKQKGGLFSCPTCPFSCQQERTLRTHQTQGCPLESGDLHCGLCPFVAPAAAALRLHQKRRHPTGAPTSGPRPLLQCGDCGFTCKQSRCLQQHRRLKHEGVKPHQCPFCDFSTTRRYRLEAHQSRHTGVGRIPCSSCPQTFGTNSKLRLHRLRVHDKTPTHFCPLCDYSGYLRHDITRHVNSCHQGTPSFSCSQCEAQFSSETALKQHALRRHPEPTHPPPGCPGEATEGPLHCSHCGLLCPSPASLRGHTRKQHPRLECGACQEAFPSRPALDEHRRQHHFSHRCQLCSFAARERVGLVKHYLEQHEETAAAPSGGEGGAGQPSLCCPFCDFACRHQLVLDHHVKGHGGTRLYKCTDCAYTTKNRQKITWHSRIHTGEKPYRCHLCSYACADPSRLKYHMRIHKEERKYLCPECGYKCKWVNQLKYHMTKHTGLKPYQCPECEYCTNRADALRVHRETRHREARAFMCEQCGKAFKTRFLLRTHLRKHSEAKPYVCNVCHRAFRWAAGLRHHALTHTDRHPFFCRLCSYKAKQKFQVVKHVRRHHPDQADPNQGVGKDPTTPTVHLHDVKLEDPSPPAPPAPPTGPEG